A single genomic interval of Chryseobacterium paludis harbors:
- a CDS encoding RagB/SusD family nutrient uptake outer membrane protein, translating into MNKIIKIGLLSIGVAMTNVACSDDFVDREFFQEVEQAPLKTDNEVQAFVRGGYTAMRSNTYYGADFLAYGEVRSDEMISNLAGGYYQNVMNYTMLSNDAYAVDTYNKIYELVAKANIVINTDMATIQGTDNDRKNSRYAQGQAYALRAIAFFDAFRLYGQKYIAGGESLGVVLPLKYDPKARMPRATIAQTEAQIDADFTKALELMTANGSAGNTVKTELTINSVKGLMSRFYLYKGDYAKVRSLTNDIVNSGAYSVAPAALLQETFRFTMNGAAPNSIFELAVGINSSLSTSSYRQRLNPNGYGNLVVNAATQDEYATNDVRKAFITLVGGQRFLSYNSNASGVGKYTQGVGADNIKMLRYEEILLNGVEAELNGGSSAQALIHYNKIITNRGLTAVTSVDMDMLRKERMKELLGEGLRQWDLRRWGIAVPRPAGASTNQDLNAFPIPRQETDLTGTLVRPNPGYDNSN; encoded by the coding sequence ATGAATAAAATAATAAAAATAGGATTATTGTCAATCGGTGTTGCAATGACTAATGTAGCATGTTCCGATGACTTTGTAGATAGAGAGTTTTTCCAAGAGGTAGAACAAGCCCCTTTAAAGACTGATAATGAAGTTCAGGCGTTTGTTAGAGGAGGATATACGGCTATGCGCTCAAATACTTATTATGGTGCTGACTTCCTGGCTTATGGAGAAGTAAGATCCGATGAAATGATCAGTAATTTAGCGGGTGGATATTATCAGAATGTAATGAACTACACAATGCTTTCTAATGATGCATATGCAGTAGATACATATAATAAAATCTATGAACTAGTAGCTAAAGCGAATATTGTTATTAACACTGATATGGCAACTATTCAGGGAACCGATAATGATAGAAAGAACTCAAGATATGCTCAAGGGCAGGCTTATGCACTTAGAGCTATTGCATTTTTTGATGCTTTTAGATTGTATGGACAAAAATATATTGCTGGAGGTGAGTCTTTAGGAGTAGTACTGCCATTAAAATATGATCCAAAAGCTCGTATGCCAAGAGCTACCATAGCACAAACCGAAGCACAAATCGATGCTGATTTTACTAAAGCATTAGAATTGATGACCGCTAATGGTTCTGCTGGCAATACAGTTAAAACTGAACTTACAATTAATTCTGTAAAAGGATTGATGTCTAGATTTTATCTTTATAAAGGAGATTATGCAAAAGTAAGATCTCTTACAAATGATATTGTTAATAGTGGAGCTTATTCCGTTGCGCCTGCAGCACTATTGCAAGAAACTTTTAGATTCACAATGAACGGAGCCGCTCCTAACTCTATTTTTGAATTGGCTGTTGGTATTAATTCATCATTGTCTACAAGTTCTTACAGACAAAGACTTAACCCTAATGGTTATGGAAATCTTGTAGTAAATGCAGCTACACAAGATGAGTACGCTACTAATGATGTGCGAAAAGCATTTATTACACTAGTAGGAGGACAAAGATTTCTCTCGTACAATTCTAATGCCTCTGGTGTTGGTAAATATACACAAGGAGTTGGTGCTGATAACATCAAAATGCTTCGTTATGAAGAAATTTTGTTAAATGGAGTTGAAGCCGAACTAAACGGAGGTAGCTCTGCACAAGCACTTATTCATTACAATAAAATTATTACTAATAGAGGATTAACCGCAGTTACTTCTGTTGATATGGATATGCTAAGAAAAGAGAGAATGAAAGAGCTACTTGGTGAAGGTCTTAGACAATGGGATTTAAGAAGATGGGGTATTGCAGTTCCAAGACCAGCTGGAGCTAGTACTAACCAAGATCTTAATGCATTCCCTATCCCAAGACAGGAAACGGATCTTACTGGAACGTTGGTTAGACCAAATCCAGGATACGATAACTCTAATTAA
- a CDS encoding putative porin, whose translation MKYLFFIIIFFSGLSNAQVVNKTDSNRLEKKLADTLVIDSGKKDSLKIFKPTINDYLYQTQFSEKKIFDTVMTYDKTYIFSQYNNKDNFGRVQFPNVGSGFNPLSYEVNAEQNLSLLPSNKSYGIIGISDVKYYDVKTPTATFIYHNSIKNGAILKSTYTQNIGKRFNFALEYMGLRSQGLYRNSLAANNNTLFSGHYISKSGNYELFAHYLHQNVNNQENGGIVADDLFQSGNSDFRNRLNAEVNLASSSSQFGYRRYYLSHQFTPFNSEKFPFRIRHTIFNQGNKYYYTEGALEGYWYDAPSEIVSGFPLSTKKYSNNLSNTVSLVWDNEKFKLDAGVRYQMLKFGATQTTLPLSQIPNEIKESRIGAVGNLQVKLLDKIQLNSFVEFSNGSQFGTYLKTTNNIKFEPIKDYFVNAKVNFQSTYPTFNYLLNTSVYNKFNYVLQDVKNQSITEIGGNINLKWFKTELFVNYFRIDNYTYLDAASMPKQSQSSLNISQIGGDATFSFGKYHLNTRVQFQNALTNKELYPMPGFIGRVNFFYQAKAFKNAAEIQAGLKVYYFSKFASREYFPILNEYILPRADSFSIGGQPIADIYINMKVKKMFFFVEGQQIGTLISSNKAYAFPHYPVYDFRLNLGIVWYLFN comes from the coding sequence ATGAAATACCTATTTTTTATAATTATCTTCTTTAGTGGTCTCTCTAATGCACAGGTAGTTAATAAAACAGATTCTAATAGGCTTGAAAAAAAACTGGCAGATACTCTGGTTATTGATTCAGGAAAGAAGGATTCTTTAAAAATATTTAAACCTACTATCAATGATTATCTGTATCAGACCCAATTTTCTGAAAAGAAAATATTTGATACAGTAATGACCTATGATAAAACCTATATCTTTTCACAATATAATAACAAAGATAACTTTGGAAGGGTTCAGTTTCCCAATGTAGGATCTGGATTTAATCCTCTTTCTTATGAGGTAAATGCAGAACAAAATTTATCATTATTACCTTCCAATAAATCATATGGGATTATAGGAATTAGTGATGTTAAATATTATGATGTAAAAACGCCAACGGCCACTTTTATATATCATAATTCAATAAAGAATGGGGCTATTTTGAAATCTACATATACTCAAAATATTGGGAAGCGTTTTAATTTTGCCTTGGAATATATGGGACTTCGGTCGCAAGGTCTTTATAGAAATTCGTTAGCAGCCAATAATAACACTTTGTTCTCGGGACATTACATTAGTAAAAGTGGGAACTATGAATTGTTTGCTCATTACCTACATCAAAATGTGAATAACCAGGAGAATGGAGGGATTGTTGCGGACGATCTTTTTCAAAGTGGAAATAGTGATTTTCGAAACAGGCTCAATGCTGAAGTAAATCTGGCTTCTTCAAGTTCGCAGTTTGGCTATAGGAGATATTACTTAAGTCATCAGTTTACACCTTTTAATTCTGAAAAATTTCCTTTTAGGATAAGACATACTATTTTTAATCAGGGAAATAAATACTATTACACAGAAGGGGCTCTAGAAGGATATTGGTACGATGCTCCATCAGAAATTGTCAGCGGCTTTCCTCTTTCTACCAAGAAATATTCAAATAATCTAAGCAATACGGTGAGTTTGGTTTGGGATAATGAAAAATTTAAGCTAGATGCTGGAGTACGTTATCAAATGCTGAAATTTGGTGCAACGCAGACTACCTTGCCGCTTTCACAAATTCCTAACGAAATTAAAGAAAGCAGAATTGGAGCTGTAGGAAATCTTCAGGTGAAACTTTTAGATAAAATCCAATTAAATTCATTTGTAGAATTTTCAAATGGCAGTCAATTCGGGACTTATCTAAAAACAACAAATAATATAAAATTTGAACCTATTAAAGATTACTTTGTAAATGCTAAAGTAAATTTCCAGAGCACCTATCCTACATTCAATTATCTTTTAAACACTTCAGTATATAATAAATTCAATTATGTTCTGCAGGATGTGAAAAATCAGTCAATCACTGAGATTGGAGGAAATATCAATCTTAAATGGTTTAAAACAGAATTGTTCGTTAACTATTTTAGAATTGATAACTACACCTATCTTGATGCAGCGTCAATGCCAAAGCAAAGTCAAAGCTCATTGAATATCTCTCAGATCGGAGGAGATGCAACATTCAGTTTTGGTAAGTATCATTTAAATACAAGAGTGCAATTTCAGAATGCATTGACAAATAAAGAATTATATCCGATGCCTGGGTTTATAGGAAGAGTTAATTTTTTCTATCAGGCAAAAGCATTTAAAAATGCTGCTGAAATACAAGCTGGTTTGAAAGTTTATTATTTCTCGAAGTTTGCTTCAAGAGAATATTTTCCAATACTTAATGAATACATTTTACCAAGAGCTGATTCATTTTCAATTGGAGGGCAGCCCATTGCCGATATTTACATTAATATGAAAGTGAAAAAAATGTTCTTCTTTGTTGAAGGACAGCAAATTGGCACTCTCATATCATCTAATAAAGCCTATGCATTTCCACATTATCCGGTTTATGACTTCAGATTGAACCTTGGAATTGTTTGGTATTTGTTCAACTAA
- the bshC gene encoding bacillithiol biosynthesis cysteine-adding enzyme BshC: MKTINKISFNDIENIPQLIKDFLDQKIEGFEESTFSLEHFTKQIHLKQESFTSEQRDVLFNVLEQQLSNLKLSTRQKENLENLKLPDTFTITTGHQLNLFSGPVFFVYKILQTIKTCSYLKVHFPDFNFVPVYWMASEDHDFAEINHFKTENNYYEINEKSGGPVGRIEVSDTFFISEFEKEFKDSVFGTELILMLKEAYKVGNTLTDAIKILVNRLFSDFGLLIIDGDSKELKNQIKDIFKDEILNSSLYNVSKEKVNFLTGKYGKVQVNPREINLFYFSETRDRIDFDGNKYIIIDKGLQFSREEILNELEDSPERFSPNALMRPVYQEKVLPNLAYIGGNAEIMYWLELKDYFDTINIPFPILIPRNSMLFLQDKTLKKIDKLNLKIDDFFQNFATITNGKILDDSAVVKVLEEKESLLINSFSDLRAIAETTERSFGNMVKAEEVRQLKSFKRMKKRLLHAEKIKQSELLERLENLFLDVHPSKTWQERVYNFSVFFADYGYSWLETCLEEMVVQESKLIIVAI, encoded by the coding sequence TTGAAAACAATTAATAAAATATCATTTAATGATATAGAAAACATACCTCAATTAATAAAAGATTTTTTAGATCAGAAAATTGAGGGCTTTGAGGAAAGTACATTTTCTTTAGAACATTTTACAAAACAGATTCATCTGAAACAAGAATCTTTTACATCAGAACAGAGGGATGTACTCTTTAATGTGCTTGAACAACAACTTTCAAATCTTAAGCTTTCGACTAGGCAAAAGGAAAACCTGGAAAATTTAAAACTTCCGGATACATTTACAATTACAACAGGACATCAATTAAACTTATTTTCAGGGCCTGTTTTTTTTGTCTATAAAATTTTACAGACTATTAAAACCTGTTCTTACTTAAAAGTTCATTTTCCGGATTTTAATTTTGTTCCCGTTTATTGGATGGCTTCAGAAGATCATGATTTTGCTGAGATCAATCATTTTAAAACGGAAAATAACTACTACGAGATTAATGAAAAGTCAGGTGGACCCGTTGGAAGAATCGAAGTAAGTGATACATTTTTCATTTCTGAATTTGAAAAGGAATTCAAAGATTCTGTTTTTGGGACGGAACTTATTTTAATGCTTAAAGAAGCATATAAGGTTGGAAATACACTTACTGACGCCATTAAAATTTTGGTCAACAGACTTTTCTCTGACTTTGGATTACTGATCATTGATGGAGATTCTAAGGAATTGAAAAATCAGATAAAAGATATTTTCAAAGATGAGATTCTTAATTCCAGTTTGTATAATGTATCAAAAGAAAAAGTGAACTTTCTGACTGGGAAGTATGGAAAGGTTCAGGTGAATCCTCGGGAAATCAATCTCTTTTACTTTTCAGAAACTAGAGATAGGATCGACTTTGATGGAAACAAATACATTATTATTGATAAAGGTCTTCAATTTAGCAGGGAAGAGATTTTAAATGAGTTAGAAGATTCTCCTGAGAGATTTAGCCCAAATGCATTGATGAGACCAGTATATCAGGAAAAGGTATTGCCTAATTTAGCATATATAGGAGGTAATGCTGAAATCATGTATTGGTTGGAATTAAAGGATTATTTTGATACGATTAACATTCCATTTCCCATTCTTATTCCGAGAAATTCAATGCTTTTTCTTCAAGATAAAACCCTAAAGAAAATAGATAAATTAAATCTGAAAATTGATGATTTTTTCCAGAATTTCGCTACTATAACCAATGGAAAGATCTTGGATGACAGTGCTGTTGTTAAAGTATTAGAAGAAAAGGAAAGTCTTTTGATTAATAGTTTTTCCGATTTAAGAGCTATTGCTGAAACGACTGAGAGGTCTTTTGGAAATATGGTTAAGGCAGAAGAGGTAAGACAGCTTAAATCTTTTAAAAGGATGAAAAAACGTCTTCTACATGCCGAAAAAATAAAACAAAGTGAATTACTTGAAAGGCTGGAAAATTTATTTTTAGATGTACATCCTTCTAAAACCTGGCAGGAAAGAGTTTATAATTTTAGTGTATTTTTTGCGGATTATGGATATTCATGGCTTGAAACTTGTTTAGAAGAAATGGTGGTTCAAGAATCAAAATTAATAATTGTTGCCATTTAA
- a CDS encoding LysM peptidoglycan-binding domain-containing protein, translating to MIKRFFILSSLCMVLGVSAQQSHTVVKGDNPYNIARKYGITVDELLKLNPKFKEGKLAIGDVLTVKSDKSSVKSPASTIAKAAVVEKAKPTSQTGKIILQPKQTIYGITKQYRISETDLRKLNPELDSHMKIGDEITLPFDSIKKYGGDQQPVVASKPTEKPVDVIATNNASDEESYTIQSKDNYYRITKQFGISQQELYTLNPGLEEKGLKPGEVIKVKKSNTTAVVSEPVNTKAKIDSGNEKSSTNSSNTNTVLADEYVTYTVQQGDTVFSIVNKYGISIDELIALNPDLSHGLKTGMVLKIKKLDPAYIKKSGDALSVVLMLPFGYSTNETQYRTMAIDFLTGAKLAIERNARTGQKLDIKIVDSGNEASFRNSLTQINPNNTDLIIGPFFKSNVIDVLDFTKTQKIPIVAPFANSPELYNYSNLVIIETNDQTYADKIVDEVKAVYSDQKIYIVADGKKDNANYIKAGLEKAVKNPNVMIVGSPAEIKADQNMMTGQSAPVIAILASDNDGTGEAFSNKIIALSKEVQGVKAFSMYYVPSFEKKVDELSQVNLVYLMDRKINTDGSFEKEILAAYKSKYCKTPSRYAIIGFDVVNDMLTRENKKGEIFKQMNKIQTQLATKFEFVKSKANGAYVNTGYRVIRLVP from the coding sequence ATGATAAAAAGGTTTTTTATTCTATCCAGTTTATGTATGGTTTTGGGTGTTTCTGCTCAACAATCACATACCGTAGTTAAAGGAGATAATCCTTATAATATTGCTAGAAAATATGGCATAACTGTAGATGAACTGCTGAAACTAAATCCAAAATTTAAAGAAGGCAAACTGGCTATTGGTGATGTGCTTACGGTTAAGTCCGATAAAAGTTCTGTAAAAAGTCCTGCAAGTACTATTGCTAAAGCTGCCGTTGTAGAAAAGGCTAAACCGACTTCTCAGACTGGAAAAATCATTTTGCAGCCAAAACAAACTATTTATGGGATTACAAAGCAATACCGTATTTCTGAAACTGATTTAAGAAAATTGAATCCGGAATTGGATTCACATATGAAAATTGGCGATGAAATTACTCTGCCTTTTGATAGTATTAAGAAATATGGTGGTGACCAACAGCCGGTAGTAGCTTCTAAGCCAACTGAAAAACCTGTTGATGTAATCGCTACAAATAACGCATCAGACGAAGAAAGTTATACGATTCAGTCAAAAGATAATTACTATAGAATTACAAAACAGTTTGGAATCAGCCAACAAGAACTGTATACTTTAAATCCTGGATTGGAAGAAAAAGGATTAAAACCTGGTGAGGTTATTAAGGTCAAGAAATCAAATACTACTGCTGTTGTTTCGGAGCCAGTGAATACCAAAGCTAAAATTGATTCAGGAAACGAAAAATCATCAACGAATTCATCCAATACAAATACAGTTTTGGCAGATGAATATGTAACATATACCGTTCAACAAGGTGATACTGTTTTCTCTATTGTTAACAAATATGGGATATCCATTGATGAATTAATTGCTTTAAACCCAGATTTATCACATGGATTAAAAACAGGGATGGTTTTAAAAATAAAAAAACTTGACCCTGCTTACATAAAGAAAAGTGGAGATGCATTAAGTGTTGTTTTAATGCTTCCTTTCGGATATAGCACAAACGAGACTCAATACAGAACCATGGCAATTGATTTCCTTACAGGGGCGAAATTAGCTATTGAAAGAAATGCCAGAACCGGACAAAAACTTGATATAAAAATTGTGGATTCCGGAAATGAAGCTTCATTTAGAAACTCATTAACTCAAATCAATCCTAATAATACAGATTTGATCATCGGCCCATTCTTTAAATCCAATGTTATTGACGTACTGGATTTTACCAAAACCCAAAAAATTCCTATTGTAGCTCCATTTGCTAACTCTCCTGAGCTGTATAATTATAGTAATTTGGTTATTATTGAAACGAATGATCAGACCTATGCTGATAAGATCGTAGATGAAGTGAAGGCAGTATATTCCGATCAAAAGATATATATAGTTGCTGATGGTAAAAAAGACAACGCTAATTATATTAAAGCAGGTCTTGAAAAGGCGGTTAAAAATCCAAATGTGATGATTGTAGGTTCTCCTGCAGAAATCAAAGCGGATCAAAATATGATGACCGGACAATCAGCACCGGTAATTGCAATTTTAGCCAGTGATAATGATGGTACCGGGGAAGCTTTTTCAAATAAAATAATTGCATTGTCAAAAGAAGTGCAGGGAGTAAAAGCTTTCAGTATGTATTATGTCCCAAGTTTTGAGAAAAAAGTAGACGAGCTTAGTCAGGTTAATCTGGTTTATCTAATGGATAGAAAGATCAATACAGATGGAAGTTTTGAAAAGGAAATCCTTGCAGCCTATAAAAGTAAATATTGTAAGACTCCTTCAAGATATGCAATCATTGGGTTCGATGTTGTAAATGATATGTTAACAAGAGAGAACAAAAAAGGAGAAATCTTTAAACAAATGAATAAAATTCAGACCCAGCTTGCGACTAAGTTTGAGTTTGTAAAGTCCAAAGCTAATGGTGCTTATGTAAATACAGGCTATCGTGTGATTCGATTGGTTCCTTAG
- the fabD gene encoding ACP S-malonyltransferase: MKALVFPGQGSQFVGMGKELYDSRKDIKDLMESANEILGFDILSLMFNGADEDLKKTEVTQPSIFIHSVAALKAVNGLGAEMVAGHSLGEFSALVANGVLSFDDGLKLVSERAKAMQEACDANPSSMAAILGLEDAKVEDICAQINGIVVPANYNCPGQLVISGETAAVEEACIKLKEAGAKRALLLPVNGAFHSPLMQPAQEKLAAAIELTKFRKATIPVYQNITTTAVTNPDEIKQNLIAQLTGPVKWTQSVQNMIKDGASNFVEVGPGKTLQGLIKKIDGSVDVASAI, encoded by the coding sequence ATGAAAGCACTTGTATTTCCTGGGCAGGGTTCTCAATTCGTTGGGATGGGAAAAGAATTATATGATTCTCGAAAAGACATAAAGGACTTGATGGAATCTGCCAATGAAATTTTAGGTTTTGATATTCTCTCCCTTATGTTTAATGGGGCGGATGAGGATCTTAAAAAAACTGAGGTTACACAACCTTCTATTTTTATACATTCAGTAGCTGCTCTAAAAGCAGTAAACGGTCTTGGTGCTGAAATGGTAGCAGGTCATTCTTTAGGTGAATTTTCAGCACTTGTTGCTAATGGGGTTTTATCTTTCGATGATGGACTTAAGTTAGTTTCTGAAAGAGCAAAAGCAATGCAGGAAGCTTGTGATGCAAATCCAAGTTCTATGGCTGCAATTTTGGGATTAGAAGATGCTAAAGTTGAAGATATCTGTGCTCAGATTAACGGAATTGTTGTTCCGGCAAATTATAACTGTCCTGGACAATTAGTGATTTCCGGAGAAACAGCAGCTGTAGAAGAGGCTTGTATAAAATTAAAAGAGGCAGGTGCTAAAAGAGCGTTATTATTACCTGTAAATGGTGCTTTCCATTCTCCATTGATGCAGCCGGCACAAGAGAAATTAGCTGCTGCAATTGAGCTTACCAAATTTAGAAAAGCAACTATTCCGGTTTATCAGAATATTACAACAACAGCGGTTACTAACCCTGACGAAATTAAACAAAACTTGATTGCACAACTAACAGGTCCTGTAAAGTGGACGCAATCTGTTCAGAATATGATTAAAGATGGTGCTTCTAACTTCGTAGAAGTTGGACCAGGAAAGACGCTTCAAGGATTGATCAAAAAGATTGATGGTTCTGTAGACGTTGCTTCTGCAATCTAA
- a CDS encoding GYDIA family GHMP kinase — protein MGEIFSPGKLMLTSEYFAIDGALVLAVPTKLGQEFFFDEKNDQKSLIFWKAYHQNKLWLEAVIDYKEWQILDTNIPISAEFIVKTLKNVQQLSNSKLAGTDSYYLKTNLQFPSDFGLGSSSTLMNNLSEWAGINAFQLNTMSLGGSGYDIAVAKEKSAVLYQNKPEIHYKKVTFNPVFKDELIFIHLNQKQDSREAINLYKSKVKSDELIEEFSNLTKEILLCNKLDNFSRLMEIHEQKISHFLNMPTVKDRLFEDCPFFVKSLGAWGGDFVMSAKFRGFKDYFRGKGFNTIFDWDNIINS, from the coding sequence ATGGGCGAGATATTTTCACCAGGAAAGCTGATGCTGACTTCAGAATATTTCGCAATAGATGGAGCTCTTGTCCTAGCGGTACCAACCAAACTAGGACAAGAGTTTTTTTTTGATGAAAAAAATGATCAGAAGTCATTAATTTTCTGGAAAGCCTATCATCAGAATAAACTTTGGTTAGAAGCCGTCATTGATTATAAAGAGTGGCAGATCCTGGATACCAATATTCCTATAAGTGCAGAGTTTATTGTAAAAACTTTAAAGAATGTACAACAACTTTCAAATAGCAAACTTGCTGGAACAGATTCCTATTATTTAAAAACAAATCTTCAGTTTCCTTCCGATTTTGGATTGGGAAGCAGTTCTACCTTAATGAATAATCTTTCCGAGTGGGCAGGAATAAATGCTTTTCAGTTAAATACCATGAGCTTAGGCGGAAGTGGTTATGATATCGCTGTTGCAAAAGAGAAATCTGCAGTTCTTTACCAAAACAAACCCGAAATACACTATAAAAAGGTAACCTTCAATCCTGTTTTCAAAGATGAATTGATCTTTATTCATTTAAATCAGAAACAAGACAGTAGAGAGGCTATTAATCTTTATAAATCTAAAGTAAAATCTGATGAATTAATCGAAGAGTTCTCAAATCTTACAAAAGAAATTTTATTGTGCAATAAATTGGATAATTTTTCACGATTAATGGAGATTCACGAACAAAAAATTTCTCACTTTCTGAACATGCCAACAGTTAAGGATCGGCTTTTTGAAGACTGTCCCTTTTTTGTAAAAAGTTTGGGCGCATGGGGAGGTGATTTTGTGATGAGTGCCAAATTCAGGGGCTTTAAGGACTATTTTCGGGGAAAAGGTTTTAATACTATTTTTGATTGGGATAATATAATTAACTCATAA
- the pckA gene encoding phosphoenolpyruvate carboxykinase (ATP): MKHAKIIQDLQKLGIKGDYEVIYNPSYEELFQAEVSPENQGFERAELTESGAVSVKTGIFTGRSPKDRYIVQDDVTRDTIFWDGKVNLPTTAEIFQSCKELVLNQLSSSKKIYVVDAFCGTNADTRLKVRFIVEVAWQAHFVTNMFIRPSHFELENFGEPDFTVVNGSKTTNPNWEAQGLNSENFVMFNLTEKLQIIGGTWYGGEMKKGMFAMMNYYLPLKGMASMHCSANVGEEGDVALFFGLSGTGKTTLSADPKRYLIGDDEHGWDNNGVFNYEGGCYAKVIDLSEEKEPDIFRAIKRDALLENVVVHNGVSDYTDGSITENTRVSYPIYHINKIVLPSKAGHAKKIVYLSADAFGVLPPVSILDENQAQYHFLCGYTSKLAGTERGITSPEPSFSPAFGEAFLTLHPTMYSKTLIGKMKEHGAKAYLVNTGWNGTGKRISLKDTRAIIDAIIDGSIENAPKTRIPIMNLEIPTSLPNVTEGILDPRNTYNDATEWEEKAKDLASRYIKNFEQYCNTEEGKKLIASGPQLQEQTI; the protein is encoded by the coding sequence ATGAAACACGCTAAAATCATCCAGGATTTACAAAAATTAGGGATTAAAGGAGACTATGAAGTAATATATAATCCTTCTTATGAGGAATTATTTCAAGCAGAAGTTTCTCCCGAAAATCAGGGTTTTGAAAGAGCTGAACTTACGGAATCTGGTGCAGTATCAGTAAAAACGGGAATTTTTACAGGCCGTTCTCCTAAAGACAGATATATTGTTCAGGATGATGTTACAAGAGACACAATTTTCTGGGATGGTAAAGTGAATTTACCTACAACAGCAGAAATCTTTCAGTCTTGTAAAGAATTAGTGCTAAACCAACTTTCTTCTTCTAAGAAAATTTATGTTGTAGATGCTTTTTGTGGAACAAATGCTGATACAAGACTTAAAGTAAGATTCATTGTAGAAGTTGCATGGCAGGCGCATTTCGTTACTAATATGTTCATCCGTCCATCTCATTTTGAGCTGGAAAACTTTGGAGAGCCGGATTTCACTGTAGTGAATGGGTCTAAAACAACTAATCCAAACTGGGAGGCTCAGGGATTAAATTCTGAGAACTTTGTAATGTTCAACCTTACTGAAAAACTTCAGATCATTGGTGGAACATGGTATGGAGGAGAAATGAAAAAAGGAATGTTTGCTATGATGAATTATTATCTTCCTTTGAAAGGTATGGCATCAATGCACTGTTCTGCAAATGTAGGTGAAGAAGGAGATGTTGCCTTATTCTTTGGTCTTTCCGGAACAGGAAAAACGACTTTATCTGCAGATCCTAAAAGATATCTGATTGGTGATGACGAACACGGTTGGGATAATAATGGAGTATTCAATTACGAAGGTGGTTGCTATGCTAAAGTAATTGATTTATCAGAAGAAAAAGAACCGGATATTTTCAGAGCGATTAAGAGAGATGCACTTTTAGAAAATGTTGTTGTTCATAATGGGGTTTCTGATTATACAGATGGTTCAATCACGGAAAATACAAGAGTTTCTTACCCGATTTATCATATCAACAAGATTGTTTTGCCTTCTAAGGCCGGACATGCAAAAAAGATAGTTTATCTTTCTGCTGATGCGTTCGGAGTATTACCTCCGGTTTCTATATTGGATGAAAACCAAGCTCAGTATCACTTCCTGTGTGGATACACTTCTAAATTAGCTGGAACTGAAAGAGGAATTACTTCTCCAGAACCATCGTTCTCACCTGCATTTGGTGAGGCATTCTTAACATTACACCCAACAATGTATTCTAAAACACTGATTGGTAAAATGAAAGAACACGGTGCAAAAGCTTATTTGGTAAATACAGGTTGGAATGGTACTGGTAAAAGAATTTCTTTAAAAGATACAAGAGCCATTATTGATGCGATCATTGATGGGTCTATCGAAAATGCTCCTAAGACGAGAATTCCAATTATGAATTTAGAGATTCCTACTTCTTTACCAAATGTTACGGAAGGTATTCTAGATCCTAGAAATACATATAATGATGCAACTGAATGGGAAGAAAAAGCAAAAGATCTAGCTTCAAGATACATTAAAAACTTCGAACAGTATTGTAATACTGAAGAGGGGAAAAAGCTTATTGCTTCAGGTCCGCAATTACAGGAACAAACAATTTAA
- a CDS encoding type II 3-dehydroquinate dehydratase has translation MKILIVNGPNLNLLGTREPEIYGTISMAEYLDKLRSEFPTQELNYYQSNIEGELINRLQEDNFDALVINPGAFTHYSYAIADCLKNIQKPKIEVHISNIYKREEFRQKSVTAAYTDAVLSGFGLQGYRLALLSF, from the coding sequence ATGAAAATTTTAATTGTAAACGGTCCAAATCTTAATTTGCTAGGAACGAGAGAACCGGAAATTTACGGAACAATTTCAATGGCGGAATATTTAGATAAATTACGATCGGAATTTCCTACCCAAGAGCTGAATTATTATCAATCTAACATTGAAGGTGAACTGATCAACAGACTTCAGGAAGATAATTTTGATGCTTTAGTAATAAATCCGGGAGCTTTTACCCACTATTCTTATGCTATAGCTGATTGTTTAAAAAACATTCAAAAGCCTAAAATTGAAGTCCATATCAGCAACATTTATAAAAGAGAAGAGTTTCGTCAGAAGTCTGTGACTGCTGCATATACTGATGCAGTATTATCAGGCTTTGGCTTACAAGGTTACAGATTAGCGCTGTTGAGCTTTTAA